A genomic region of Procambarus clarkii isolate CNS0578487 chromosome 88, FALCON_Pclarkii_2.0, whole genome shotgun sequence contains the following coding sequences:
- the LOC138358999 gene encoding uncharacterized protein has translation MGVPLPPVLRAQSVGLEFSCRAGYPEIALMCELLHVPVINIYGVELVTARRAILKFTEELAYRDFLRRYEGRTLPLPDGAGTVSLSDRSGALTYVSVHGAPLEFPESLLWRYFSRYGAVVSVRVNVVSSSPLKGVRTNIRTLGMRLREDIPSSVRLMGYNVRVFYAHQPRTCYRCGLLGHQAADCSAPAVAPVNLFSEEDFPPLPVEEDSVDVDVSSATDVPPVSPVAPPGAPPVVVASPQDVVASQGDRPAPTCVPGVLQTACCSIPPSSSSSSAASDPVPAPLPTVPAVLGDGVDPALPPVPGLVPHVVEDAAVLRRASVRPACVARLSESASGSDDVRPEPKRSQRSSSAWADVGDFDACGSAGEGGVATVALQTTVTAEGHLSEDASAGVSASTSDMVSAVPASGASPASDGSGSSWGVVPPAEVRGERGLVMVLKKTARSGGSVTPSSVPVSSTAVSTPLLSLAISSVSPAVSVETLPSRCLSPAPVRMATRPSRQPSYASLVSSATSKDVACALQPRYATCVGELQEWPFPPDLEVPEFILGPRRQGDRPPSDMEYLIWEVYKRRYPWDSFPGKYIPVSEKCIPRS, from the coding sequence atgggggtccccctcccccctgtactgcgggctcagtctgtgggcctcgaattttcctGCCGGGCTGGGTACCCGGAGATAGCGCTGATGTGTGAGttgcttcatgtccctgtgatcAACATTTATGGTGTCGAGCTGGTGACGGCTCGTCGAGCAATATTGAAGTTTACcgaggaattggcatatcgcgactttctccgtcgttacgaggggcggacattgcccctgccggatggtgcgggcactgtgtcactatctgatcggagtggtgccctcacttacgtcagtgtgcatggggctccgttggagtttccagagagtctgctatggcggtacttcagccggtatggcgcagtggttagtgtgcgggtgaacgtggtgtcttccagtccacttaagggtgtgaggactaacattcgcaccctgggcatgaggctccgggaagatattccgtcctctgtgcggcttatgggctacaacgttcgggtgttttacgcccatcagcctcggacgtgttatcgttgtggcctcttgggccatcaggctgctgactgttctgcgcctgccgttgcacctgtgaacctcttcagtgaggaggattttccaccgcttcctgtggaggaggattcagtggatgtggacgtctcttcagccacggatgtgccccctgtgtcacctgttgcgccgcctggtgcgccccctgttgttgtcgcctctccacAAGATGTTGTGGCGTCGCAgggtgatcgtcctgctccgacttgtgtccctggggttcttcagactgcctgctgctcgattcccccgtcttccagttcgtcctctgctgcgtctgaccctgtccctgcacccttgccgactgttccggctgtgctgggtgatggggtggatccggcgcttcctcctgtgcctggcctggtgccccatgtggttgaggatgctgccgttctgcgtcgtgcgtcggttcgcccggcttgtgttgcGCGTCTCTCTGAGtcggcctccgggtctgatgatgtgcggccagagcctaagcgttcccagcGTTCGTCTTCAGCTTGGGCTGACGTTGGCGATTTCGACGCTTGTGGATCTGCCGGCGAAGGTGGGGTGGCTACGGTTGCGTTGCAGACTACGGTGACGGCGGAGGGGCATTTGTCTGAGGATGCCagtgccggtgtttcggcctccacttcagatatggtgtctgcggttcctgcttcgggtgcgtcgcctgcctcggatggctccggttcttcgtggggggtggttccccctgctgaggttcgCGGTGAGcggggcctggtgatggtgttgaaaaagactgctcgctctggtggttctgtaaccccttcctcggtccccgtttcatcgactgcggtctcgacgcctcttctGTCTCTGGccatctcttcagtgtctcctgcggtctcggtggagACGTTACCATCTCGTTGcttgtcccctgctcctgtgcgtatGGCGACGCGGCCGTCCCGGCAGCCCTCGTACGCTTCATTGGtgtcgtctgctacctcgaaggacgtggCTTGCGCtctccagcctcgttatgcgacttgcgtcggtgagcttcaggagtggccgtttccacctgatcttgaggttcccgagtttatactgggcccacggcggcagggggatcgtccccccagtgacatggagtatttgatttgggaggtCTATAAGCGACGGTATCCTTGGGATTCGTTCCCTGGTAAATATATTCCTGTCTCTGAGAAATGTATTCCTCGCTCatga